The following are encoded together in the Bombus pyrosoma isolate SC7728 linkage group LG17, ASM1482585v1, whole genome shotgun sequence genome:
- the LOC122576848 gene encoding ejaculatory bulb-specific protein 3-like, translated as MKTVLIAVVAAICFLLGEVHSEDKYTTKYDDIDINLVLNNERLLKGYVNCLLDRGTCTPDAAELKKNLPDALAHGCSACSEKQKEIADKLSQYLIDNREEEWSLLEAKYDPSGAYRQRYLQNQFKEKAVD; from the exons ATGAAGACTGTCCTGATTGCTGTCGTGGCTGCTATCTGCTTCCTGCTCGGTGAAGTACATTCCGAAGACAAATATACGACGAAGTACGACGACATCGACATCAACCTCGTACTGAACAACGAGAGACTTCTGAAAGGATACGTGAACTGCTTACTTGATCGTGGTACTTGCACCCCGGACGCGGCTGAACTTAAAA aaaacTTGCCTGATGCATTGGCCCACGGATGCTCAGCGTGCAGCGAAAAGCAGAAAGAAATAGCGGACAAGCTTTCGCAATATCTGATCGACAATAGAGAGGAAGAATGGAGTCTTCTGGAGGCTAAGTACGACCCGTCAGGAGCTTACAGACAACGTTACCTTCAGAACCAATTCAAAGAAAAAGCTGTGGACTAA